In Microbacterium maritypicum, the following are encoded in one genomic region:
- a CDS encoding error-prone DNA polymerase, with translation MGWHNPPLSWKDLERTLSGDESPPPPPGAEPRGQRTDPGPVSRRRKRTPPTAIARPEDAVPYAELHAHSSYSFLDGASSPEDLLAEADRLGLTALALTDHDGFYGAARFAEVADLMESPLQTVFGAELSLDLPAPQRGSADPAGEHLLVLARGMEGYHRLSGAISAAQLRGGEKGRPVYDLDDLAARAGGHWTILTGCRKGAVRRGLAAGDAATPLRSLADLFGADNVAVELFDHGDPLDTRRNDALADHARRMRLPVVATNNVHYATPAQAPLAEAVAAVRAVRSMDELDGWLPAHGGAHLRSGAEMSARFQRYPGAISYGLELAAASAFPLRLARPALPQQQVPEGHTPMSWLRHLVWEAVPSKYPRLDDAGHRRIERELDVIEEKDFPGYFLIVHGIVAEARRRGILCQGRGSAAASAVCYLLGITAVDPILYRLPFERFLATTRTEEPDIDVDFDSDRREEIIQWVYREYGRERAAQVANVIQYRPKNAVRDMARALGHSPGQQDAWSRQVDGWGVGLEPVEGHDIPENVLAYAGELLKAPRHLGIHSGGMVLTARPVGEVVPVEHARMENRTVIQWDKDDSAFMGLVKFDLLGLGMLAALQHCFDLIRENTGEEWTLESIPKEEAGVYDMLCRADSIGVFQVESRAQIGLLPRLQPRCFYDLAIQIALIRPGPIQGGAVHPFVRRKMAKDRVDEENRGRRARGEEPVDFTIPYPHSDLENILKRTLGIPIFQEQLIQMATAIGDCTADEADLLRRAMGSKRGLEKIEKVRDKLYAGMARRGLVDEAADRIYAQIQAFSNFGFAESHSLSFALLVYASSWLKLHYPAAFLAGLLRSQPMGFYSASTLTADARRHGVEVRRPDLHVSGATEMLEPLDEGASMHGPTGREDCLDDPQPPTLRFDRGAPDESATHRRDGGSAVRLGLSGIRGIGVPMAEKIVAEREAHGRYRDLHDLVRRTDATATQLEALATAGAFDCLGLERREAIWLAGAAADDRSRFLPGTTVAVQPPLFADQTSYERLSADLWATGVSTDDHPMAHFREALRTRGVLTAADLQGHEVGRRIEVAGLVTHRQRPATASGITFVNLEDESGLVNIVCSAGVWNRYRRVARESPALIIRGILERSAEGVVNVLADGFEDMRTGLTHRSRDFR, from the coding sequence ATGGGCTGGCACAACCCGCCCCTCTCCTGGAAAGACCTGGAGCGCACCCTCAGCGGCGACGAGTCGCCCCCGCCCCCTCCCGGCGCCGAGCCGCGCGGCCAGCGGACGGATCCAGGGCCGGTGAGCCGGCGCCGCAAGCGCACTCCGCCCACCGCCATCGCTCGCCCCGAGGATGCGGTCCCCTACGCCGAGTTGCACGCCCATTCCTCGTACTCGTTCCTCGACGGCGCCTCCTCCCCCGAGGATCTCCTCGCCGAGGCCGACCGTCTCGGCCTGACCGCCCTCGCCCTCACCGACCACGACGGCTTCTACGGCGCTGCCCGCTTCGCCGAGGTCGCCGACCTCATGGAGAGTCCGCTGCAGACGGTGTTCGGAGCCGAGTTGTCGCTCGACCTGCCCGCACCGCAACGAGGCTCCGCCGATCCCGCTGGGGAGCATCTGCTGGTCCTCGCTCGCGGGATGGAGGGCTACCACCGGCTCTCGGGCGCGATCTCCGCCGCACAGCTGCGCGGTGGAGAGAAAGGGCGTCCCGTCTATGACCTCGACGATCTCGCCGCGCGCGCGGGCGGGCACTGGACGATCCTGACCGGATGCCGCAAAGGTGCGGTGCGCCGTGGGCTCGCGGCCGGAGACGCGGCCACTCCGCTGCGCTCCCTCGCCGACCTGTTCGGAGCCGACAACGTCGCCGTCGAGCTCTTCGACCACGGCGACCCCCTGGACACCCGCCGTAACGACGCCCTCGCCGATCACGCCCGTCGGATGCGGCTGCCGGTGGTCGCGACCAACAACGTGCACTACGCCACCCCCGCACAGGCACCGCTCGCCGAGGCGGTGGCCGCGGTCCGCGCGGTGCGTAGCATGGATGAGCTCGACGGCTGGCTGCCCGCACACGGCGGTGCGCATCTGCGCAGCGGAGCCGAGATGTCCGCCCGCTTCCAGCGCTACCCCGGCGCGATCTCGTACGGGCTCGAGCTGGCCGCGGCATCCGCATTCCCGCTTCGTCTCGCACGACCGGCGCTCCCCCAGCAGCAGGTACCGGAGGGGCACACGCCGATGAGCTGGCTGCGCCACCTGGTCTGGGAGGCCGTACCGTCGAAGTACCCCCGGCTGGACGACGCCGGCCACCGCCGCATCGAACGCGAGTTGGACGTGATCGAGGAGAAGGACTTCCCCGGGTACTTCCTGATCGTGCACGGCATCGTCGCCGAGGCGCGCAGACGCGGCATCCTCTGCCAGGGCCGGGGGTCGGCCGCGGCGAGCGCGGTCTGCTACCTGCTGGGGATCACCGCGGTCGACCCGATCCTCTACCGCCTGCCCTTCGAGCGATTCCTCGCGACCACGCGGACGGAGGAGCCGGACATCGACGTGGACTTCGACTCCGACCGCCGCGAGGAGATCATCCAGTGGGTGTACCGGGAGTACGGACGGGAGCGGGCGGCCCAGGTGGCGAACGTCATCCAGTACCGTCCGAAGAACGCGGTGCGCGACATGGCGAGGGCGCTCGGTCATTCCCCCGGGCAGCAGGACGCCTGGTCACGTCAGGTGGACGGCTGGGGCGTGGGGCTCGAGCCCGTCGAGGGTCATGACATCCCGGAGAACGTGCTCGCCTATGCGGGTGAGCTGCTGAAGGCGCCCCGTCACCTCGGCATCCACTCCGGGGGCATGGTGCTCACCGCGCGCCCGGTCGGCGAGGTCGTGCCGGTGGAGCATGCCCGCATGGAGAACCGCACCGTCATCCAGTGGGACAAGGACGACTCCGCCTTCATGGGCCTGGTGAAGTTCGACCTGCTGGGACTCGGGATGCTCGCCGCCCTCCAGCACTGCTTCGACCTGATCCGGGAGAACACCGGCGAGGAGTGGACGCTGGAGAGCATCCCCAAAGAGGAGGCGGGGGTGTACGACATGCTCTGTCGCGCGGATTCGATCGGAGTCTTCCAAGTGGAATCCCGCGCACAGATCGGCCTGCTCCCCCGGCTGCAGCCGCGCTGCTTCTACGACCTCGCCATCCAGATCGCGCTCATCCGTCCCGGTCCCATCCAGGGTGGGGCCGTGCACCCCTTCGTACGGCGCAAGATGGCGAAGGATCGTGTCGACGAAGAGAACCGGGGGCGCCGGGCACGGGGCGAGGAGCCCGTGGACTTCACGATCCCCTACCCGCACAGCGACCTGGAGAACATCCTCAAACGCACGCTGGGCATCCCGATCTTCCAGGAGCAGCTCATCCAGATGGCGACGGCCATCGGCGACTGCACGGCCGACGAAGCCGACCTGCTCCGCCGGGCCATGGGATCGAAACGCGGCCTGGAGAAGATCGAGAAGGTCAGGGACAAGCTGTACGCCGGCATGGCCAGGCGCGGCCTCGTCGATGAAGCGGCCGATCGCATCTACGCCCAGATCCAGGCGTTCTCCAACTTCGGCTTCGCGGAGTCGCATTCACTGTCGTTCGCTCTGCTCGTCTACGCCAGCTCCTGGCTGAAGCTGCACTACCCCGCCGCCTTCCTCGCCGGCCTGCTGCGCTCGCAGCCGATGGGCTTCTACTCGGCGTCGACCCTCACCGCGGATGCCCGACGGCACGGGGTGGAAGTGCGTCGTCCCGATCTGCACGTCTCGGGAGCGACGGAGATGCTGGAGCCTCTCGACGAGGGCGCGTCCATGCACGGGCCGACGGGGCGGGAGGACTGCCTCGACGATCCGCAACCGCCCACCCTCCGCTTCGACAGGGGGGCTCCAGACGAGTCCGCGACGCATCGGCGGGACGGTGGATCCGCGGTGCGACTGGGGCTCAGCGGCATCCGTGGGATCGGTGTGCCGATGGCGGAGAAGATCGTCGCCGAGCGTGAAGCGCATGGGCGTTACCGTGATCTGCACGATCTGGTTCGCCGGACGGATGCCACCGCCACGCAGCTGGAGGCGCTCGCCACCGCCGGCGCTTTCGACTGCCTGGGGCTGGAGCGCCGAGAGGCCATCTGGCTCGCCGGCGCCGCGGCGGACGACCGCTCCCGCTTCCTTCCGGGGACCACCGTCGCCGTGCAGCCGCCCCTGTTCGCGGATCAGACCAGCTACGAGCGGCTCTCGGCGGACCTCTGGGCGACCGGAGTGTCGACCGACGACCATCCGATGGCGCACTTCCGGGAGGCGCTGCGCACCCGCGGGGTGCTCACCGCCGCCGATCTGCAGGGCCACGAGGTCGGTCGCCGTATCGAGGTCGCCGGCCTCGTGACCCATCGCCAGCGGCCGGCGACGGCGTCCGGGATCACCTTCGTCAACCTCGAGGACGAGAGCGGCCTGGTGAACATCGTCTGCTCGGCCGGGGTCTGGAACCGTTACCGCCGTGTCGCCAGGGAATCACCGGCGCTCATCATCCGCGGCATCCTGGAGCGGTCGGCCGAGGGCGTGGTCAACGTGCTCGCCGACGGTTTCGAGGATATGCGCACCGGCCTCACGCATCGGTCTCGGGACTTCCGTTGA
- a CDS encoding methyltransferase domain-containing protein: protein MSPALAVRDVETRELMDDPHADARMLARTYGRFGFVNALVSRPGTLYRRDILPRVERAERAGRLRILDVGAGGGDLCRLLAGRLRHDGYDAEITALDADERAIRWASAHDRGAGIRYRRALTTELVDAGDTYDVVLSNHVLHHLDEDELQTVLSDSMRLVAPGGLVSHHDIARSRTAHVLFAAATWPISRTLLADSFIREDGLISIRRSYTVAELTAIAPTGWTVRGGLPSRLELRWEEGSARS, encoded by the coding sequence ATGAGTCCAGCCCTGGCGGTCAGGGACGTCGAGACCCGTGAGCTGATGGACGACCCGCACGCCGATGCGCGAATGTTGGCGCGGACCTACGGACGCTTCGGCTTCGTGAACGCGCTGGTCTCGCGTCCTGGCACCCTCTATCGCCGCGATATCCTCCCGCGTGTGGAGCGTGCGGAGCGTGCGGGGCGGCTGCGCATCCTCGATGTCGGCGCCGGCGGCGGAGACCTCTGCCGTCTGCTCGCGGGGCGGCTGCGTCACGACGGGTACGACGCCGAGATCACCGCACTCGATGCCGATGAGCGGGCGATCCGGTGGGCCTCGGCGCACGACCGCGGCGCCGGCATCCGCTATCGACGGGCGCTGACCACCGAGCTGGTCGACGCGGGCGACACCTACGACGTCGTGCTGTCCAACCACGTGCTGCACCATCTGGACGAGGACGAGCTCCAGACGGTCCTCAGCGACTCGATGCGGCTCGTCGCGCCGGGCGGGCTGGTGTCCCACCACGACATCGCCCGGAGCCGGACCGCCCACGTGCTGTTCGCCGCGGCGACCTGGCCGATCTCGCGCACCCTCCTCGCCGACTCGTTCATCCGCGAAGACGGTCTCATCAGCATCCGACGCTCGTACACGGTCGCCGAGCTGACGGCGATCGCTCCGACCGGGTGGACCGTCCGCGGGGGACTGCCCTCGCGGCTGGAGCTGCGGTGGGAGGAGGGCAGTGCCCGATCATGA
- a CDS encoding CYTH domain-containing protein, translated as MTEPSRTVEVERKYDVDGETPLPVWEAIPGVDAVTAGEARALDAQYFDTADGDLARAGVALRRRTGGPDEGWHVKGPREGDGRLELGWPLGEGDELPGAVADTVSAWTTAPLTPLARIRNDRTAYLLTGPAGVVAEFVDDRVQATDLRGDVQREWREWEMELGPAAPADDEARAAFFDAVERAVLAAGGRESASGSKLARALGF; from the coding sequence ATGACTGAACCGTCCCGCACGGTCGAGGTCGAGCGCAAATACGACGTCGACGGCGAGACCCCGCTGCCGGTCTGGGAAGCGATCCCCGGGGTCGACGCCGTCACCGCCGGGGAAGCCCGGGCGCTCGACGCGCAGTACTTCGACACAGCCGACGGCGATCTCGCCCGTGCTGGGGTGGCGCTGCGCCGTCGCACCGGCGGCCCGGACGAGGGCTGGCACGTGAAGGGACCGCGGGAGGGCGACGGCCGGCTCGAACTCGGCTGGCCGCTCGGCGAGGGCGACGAGCTCCCCGGGGCCGTGGCCGACACCGTGTCCGCCTGGACGACCGCGCCACTCACCCCGCTCGCCCGCATCCGCAACGACCGCACCGCCTACCTGCTCACCGGTCCCGCGGGAGTCGTGGCCGAGTTCGTCGACGACCGGGTGCAGGCGACGGATCTCCGAGGCGACGTGCAGCGCGAATGGCGCGAGTGGGAGATGGAGCTCGGTCCCGCAGCCCCGGCAGACGACGAGGCGCGCGCCGCCTTCTTCGATGCGGTGGAGCGCGCGGTTTTGGCCGCAGGAGGCCGGGAATCGGCATCCGGTTCCAAGCTCGCCCGCGCCCTCGGCTTCTAG
- a CDS encoding NADPH-dependent FMN reductase: MTHRIGYLIGSLAQDSINRILAKALVGLAPPSLELVEIPIRDLPLYNRDDELDPVAAVTEFKRAIEGSEGLLLVSPEYNRSIPGALKNAIDWGSRPWGHNSFARKPTGIIGASTGAIGTAVMQSSMRSVLSFLNAPQLNAPEAYITFDPEVFGADGEVKDAGTREFLQHYMNEYAAFVERVLSLTAPGHVGDQG, from the coding sequence ATGACGCATCGCATCGGCTATCTCATCGGAAGTCTCGCGCAGGACTCGATCAACCGGATTCTCGCGAAAGCGCTCGTGGGGCTCGCGCCGCCCAGCCTGGAGCTCGTCGAGATCCCGATCCGGGACCTCCCGCTCTACAACCGCGACGATGAGCTCGATCCGGTCGCCGCGGTGACGGAGTTCAAGCGCGCCATCGAGGGCTCCGAGGGGCTGCTGCTGGTGTCGCCCGAGTACAACCGCTCCATCCCCGGTGCGCTGAAGAACGCGATCGACTGGGGCTCCCGCCCCTGGGGCCACAACTCCTTCGCCCGCAAGCCCACCGGCATCATCGGCGCTTCTACCGGAGCCATCGGTACGGCAGTGATGCAGTCGTCGATGCGCAGCGTCCTGAGCTTCCTCAACGCCCCGCAACTGAACGCGCCGGAGGCGTACATCACGTTCGATCCGGAGGTCTTCGGCGCGGACGGCGAGGTGAAGGATGCCGGCACGCGGGAGTTCCTGCAGCACTACATGAACGAGTACGCCGCCTTCGTCGAGCGGGTGCTGTCGCTCACGGCACCGGGTCACGTCGGGGATCAGGGCTAG
- a CDS encoding DNA polymerase Y family protein: MNSPLRVLVLWFPDWPLRAALGSPPPHPPTALVQANTIVACTASAREHGVRTGQRRRVAQGHLSSLRVLPHDPDRDERAFLPVLHLIEKHAPGVTLLRPGLAIVRARGISRYHGGEAEAAEALTTVLAEAGLPEVRIGVADGPFTAEIAARGPTPCTVVPPGGSREFLAPYPVQVLRDEQIAGLLVRLGVRTLGEFTALAPLDVRDRFGEHGARLHALAAGADSRALTPRPPDPELVRDIEFDSPLAGADQVAFAVRQTADAVMLALGDASVVCTEVRIDLTDDNGVVFSRAWLHPTCFDASDLVDRVRWQLEALAAQSAKEPVDEARAFGGIMAVRIVPAAVDDAAHHQPGLFGSGTDERLHHAVSRVQTMLGHQGVVTAAVAGGRWLADRQVLTPWGERTVPPRDPESPWPGSLPDPLPAEVFRPPRPIGVLSADETTITIDERGALSSDPARIDGAAVQAWAGPWPIHERRWSSGGGKRGHRLQIVDDRDRAWLVFHTGERWWAEGRYR, encoded by the coding sequence ATGAACAGCCCGCTCCGCGTGCTCGTGCTGTGGTTCCCCGACTGGCCCCTGCGGGCCGCGCTCGGCAGTCCGCCTCCGCACCCGCCCACCGCCCTGGTGCAGGCGAACACGATCGTCGCCTGCACCGCCTCCGCCCGAGAGCACGGCGTGCGCACCGGTCAGCGCCGCCGCGTCGCACAGGGGCATCTCTCCTCGCTGCGCGTGCTCCCCCACGACCCCGACCGCGACGAGCGTGCCTTCCTCCCCGTGCTGCACCTCATCGAGAAGCATGCGCCCGGGGTGACGCTGCTGCGACCGGGACTCGCGATCGTCCGCGCCCGGGGCATCTCCCGATATCACGGCGGGGAGGCGGAGGCGGCCGAGGCGCTCACCACCGTCCTCGCGGAGGCCGGTCTCCCCGAGGTGCGCATCGGCGTCGCGGACGGCCCGTTCACCGCCGAGATCGCCGCGCGGGGACCCACCCCCTGCACGGTCGTGCCGCCCGGCGGTTCCCGGGAGTTCCTCGCCCCCTACCCCGTGCAGGTGCTGCGCGACGAGCAGATCGCCGGTCTCCTCGTCCGACTCGGGGTGCGCACCCTCGGCGAGTTCACCGCGCTCGCCCCGCTCGACGTGCGCGACCGCTTCGGCGAACACGGCGCGCGCCTGCACGCACTCGCCGCCGGTGCCGACTCCCGTGCGCTGACGCCGCGTCCGCCCGACCCCGAGCTCGTTCGGGACATCGAGTTCGACTCGCCGTTGGCCGGAGCGGACCAGGTCGCCTTCGCGGTGCGGCAGACGGCGGATGCGGTCATGCTCGCACTCGGCGACGCCTCGGTCGTGTGCACGGAGGTGCGGATCGATCTCACCGATGACAACGGCGTGGTCTTCTCCCGGGCCTGGCTGCATCCGACGTGCTTCGACGCCTCCGATCTCGTCGACCGGGTGCGCTGGCAGCTGGAGGCACTGGCCGCGCAGTCGGCGAAGGAGCCGGTCGATGAGGCACGGGCGTTCGGCGGCATCATGGCGGTGCGCATCGTCCCCGCCGCCGTGGACGACGCCGCCCATCACCAGCCGGGGCTCTTCGGATCCGGCACCGACGAGCGCCTGCACCATGCGGTCTCCCGCGTGCAGACCATGCTGGGCCATCAGGGCGTCGTCACCGCCGCGGTCGCCGGCGGCCGCTGGCTCGCCGATCGGCAGGTGTTGACGCCCTGGGGCGAGCGCACGGTCCCCCCGCGCGACCCGGAATCGCCCTGGCCGGGGAGCCTGCCCGATCCGCTCCCGGCAGAGGTGTTCCGCCCGCCGCGTCCGATCGGAGTGCTGTCCGCGGACGAGACCACGATCACCATCGATGAGCGCGGGGCGCTCTCGAGCGATCCCGCCCGCATCGACGGGGCGGCCGTGCAAGCGTGGGCCGGCCCCTGGCCCATCCACGAGCGTCGCTGGTCGTCCGGCGGGGGCAAGCGCGGGCACCGACTGCAGATCGTCGACGACCGCGACCGCGCCTGGCTGGTCTTCCACACCGGCGAGCGCTGGTGGGCCGAGGGGAGGTATCGCTGA
- a CDS encoding A24 family peptidase: MDPRLALLSLVHVMLAGVGGWLIVIDARTHRLPNRIVLPTLAALIVLGAGDALVTGQSTAFLRALLGMVILGGFYAVLRGISRAGMGGGDVKLAAVIGFVLGWHGWQSLAIGAASAFVLGALYALVLILLRRAHGATRIAFGPWMIIGALLGIVLG, encoded by the coding sequence ATGGATCCCCGGCTCGCCCTCCTCTCGCTCGTGCACGTGATGCTGGCGGGCGTCGGTGGATGGCTGATCGTGATCGATGCGCGCACGCACCGCCTCCCGAATCGCATCGTGCTGCCGACGCTCGCCGCCCTGATCGTGCTCGGTGCCGGCGACGCCCTGGTCACGGGGCAGAGCACCGCGTTCCTCCGCGCCCTCCTCGGCATGGTGATCCTGGGGGGCTTCTACGCCGTGCTGCGGGGGATCAGTCGTGCGGGGATGGGTGGCGGCGATGTGAAGCTCGCCGCGGTCATCGGGTTCGTGCTCGGCTGGCACGGCTGGCAGTCGCTCGCGATCGGAGCCGCCTCGGCGTTCGTGCTCGGGGCGCTCTACGCGCTCGTGCTCATCCTCCTGCGCCGAGCACACGGGGCCACCCGCATCGCCTTCGGACCGTGGATGATCATCGGCGCGCTCCTCGGCATCGTCCTCGGCTGA
- a CDS encoding type III polyketide synthase, translating into MSRPPVLRSLQTIVPDTVLVQEQVRDVFAQQPDLGRLAQRIVTTSFNVSGIDRRHTVIDELSLESDVADPVFFDRRSGELLAPGTKARNDIYTREAARLFVDVARRALEADPEIGPEDVTHVITVSCTGFHAPGPEYEIVRALGLSDAVQRFHLGFMGCYASMPALRAASQFCIADENAVVLVVSVELCTLHLRSSENPDTIVASSLFADGAAAGIVTARDLPSTSPALRLDRFHTAIAPEGEKDMAWTIGDTGFEMILSTAVPQIIGETIIGALRPLYSADAEMAEAFEAGRVGEKVEHWAIHPGGRSILDRVQERMHLSDAQLHPAREVLRENGNMSSATVLFVLKRILEEEGAAAGERVAAMAFGPGLTAESALLTVVAPSAS; encoded by the coding sequence ATGAGTCGACCGCCTGTGCTCCGATCGCTGCAGACGATCGTCCCCGACACCGTCCTCGTCCAGGAGCAGGTGCGCGACGTCTTCGCCCAGCAGCCCGACCTCGGACGATTGGCGCAGCGGATCGTCACGACATCGTTCAACGTCTCGGGCATCGACCGCCGCCACACCGTGATCGACGAGTTGTCGCTCGAATCCGACGTTGCCGATCCCGTCTTCTTCGACCGGCGTTCCGGAGAGCTGCTGGCTCCGGGCACGAAGGCGCGCAACGACATCTACACCCGAGAGGCCGCCCGGCTCTTCGTCGACGTCGCGCGGCGGGCCCTCGAGGCCGACCCCGAGATCGGCCCGGAGGATGTGACTCACGTCATCACGGTGTCCTGCACCGGGTTCCACGCTCCCGGGCCGGAGTACGAGATCGTGCGCGCACTCGGGCTGTCCGATGCGGTGCAGCGGTTCCACCTCGGGTTCATGGGCTGCTACGCCTCGATGCCGGCGCTGCGGGCAGCGAGTCAGTTCTGCATCGCCGACGAGAACGCGGTCGTCCTGGTCGTCAGCGTCGAGCTGTGCACCCTGCATCTGCGCTCCTCGGAGAACCCGGACACGATCGTCGCCTCCTCGCTGTTCGCCGACGGTGCGGCGGCCGGCATCGTCACGGCCCGCGACCTTCCGTCGACATCACCCGCCCTGCGGTTGGACCGGTTCCACACGGCCATCGCCCCGGAGGGCGAGAAGGACATGGCCTGGACGATCGGCGACACCGGATTCGAGATGATCCTCTCCACCGCCGTCCCGCAGATCATCGGGGAGACCATCATCGGCGCGCTCCGGCCGCTGTACTCCGCTGATGCGGAGATGGCCGAAGCTTTCGAGGCGGGGCGGGTGGGGGAGAAGGTCGAGCACTGGGCGATCCACCCCGGGGGCCGCAGCATCCTGGACCGGGTGCAGGAGCGGATGCATCTCAGCGATGCGCAGCTGCACCCCGCCCGCGAAGTGCTGCGCGAGAACGGCAACATGTCCAGCGCCACGGTGCTCTTCGTCCTCAAGCGCATCCTGGAGGAGGAGGGCGCGGCTGCGGGCGAGCGTGTCGCCGCGATGGCCTTCGGGCCGGGGCTGACCGCCGAGAGCGCGCTGCTCACCGTCGTCGCCCCCTCGGCCTCATGA
- the helR gene encoding RNA polymerase recycling motor ATPase HelR, with protein MPFDPFHLPENLSTKATPALLDADREHLRRIADTLEEQRAEVTRRLAEVRRQRAGFGDSAVDRDLEIRRLSGRLRILQRFGIDICLGRMTPTEGEPIYIGRTGLAAADGTRLLVDWRTPAAEPYFAATMEDPRGIVSRRRYRWMDGLINDYWDEALTPAGFDGAASLDDQSAFIASLGTHRTSRMRDVLATIQADQDAIIRTPSPGALVVDGGPGTGKTVVALHRAAQLLYAEPRLTQSAGGMLLVGPNAHYLAYVEDVLPSLGEDTVRLCTLRDLVPEGATAVDEPDARVASRKASLSPDLMLDAAARSFERPPQHAMRLESPWADLWLSRQEWVEVFAAADPAASHNEARDDVWEELLEILVDQVGDEEVPPHAIRRWLRQDDELTGTFVRAWPLLSPTTVVERMWSSPDLLRKCAPGLSADDVALLHREGTAPWTTADLPFLDAARRRIGDPESVREEHRRQAVIASAQEQISHVVDHLIEDDDSEMKVMSILRGQDARNVLLGVDAPPALTPDALAGPFGHIVVDEAQELTDAEWRMLVARCPSRSFTVVGDRAQARQGFTETWEERLMRIGLRDVRITHLGVNYRTPAEVMATAAPLVLAAIPDANVPTSVRESGVPVRFGEASSLPEVLHTWLDAHPDGVACVIGDPGFAPRERVRSLTPEGAKGLEFDLVALVRPEQFGDDVTGAVDRYVAMTRTTRELVILR; from the coding sequence ATGCCTTTCGATCCCTTCCACCTGCCCGAGAATCTGAGCACGAAAGCCACCCCCGCCCTTCTCGATGCCGACCGCGAGCACCTCCGACGGATCGCCGACACCCTGGAGGAGCAGCGCGCCGAGGTCACCCGACGTCTCGCCGAGGTGCGCCGCCAGCGTGCGGGATTCGGCGACAGTGCCGTAGACCGAGACCTGGAGATCCGACGCCTGAGCGGGAGGCTCCGGATCCTGCAACGGTTCGGCATCGACATCTGCCTGGGCCGGATGACTCCGACCGAGGGCGAACCGATCTACATCGGCCGCACGGGGCTGGCTGCGGCGGACGGCACCCGGCTGCTCGTCGATTGGCGGACCCCGGCGGCCGAACCGTACTTCGCCGCGACCATGGAGGATCCGCGCGGCATCGTCTCGCGTCGTCGATACCGCTGGATGGACGGGCTCATCAACGACTACTGGGACGAGGCGCTCACCCCCGCCGGGTTCGACGGCGCAGCGTCCCTGGACGATCAGTCCGCGTTCATCGCCAGCCTCGGCACGCACCGCACCTCGCGGATGCGCGACGTGCTCGCGACGATCCAGGCCGACCAGGACGCGATCATCCGCACGCCCTCCCCCGGCGCGCTCGTCGTGGACGGCGGTCCGGGCACGGGAAAGACGGTCGTCGCTCTGCACCGGGCCGCGCAGCTGCTGTACGCGGAGCCGCGCCTGACCCAGAGCGCCGGAGGCATGCTGCTCGTCGGGCCGAACGCGCACTATCTCGCATACGTGGAAGATGTGCTGCCGAGTCTCGGCGAGGACACGGTGCGACTGTGCACGCTGCGGGACCTCGTCCCGGAGGGCGCGACCGCCGTCGACGAGCCGGATGCGCGCGTGGCCTCGCGGAAGGCCTCCCTCTCCCCCGACCTGATGCTCGATGCCGCGGCGCGGTCTTTCGAGCGTCCGCCGCAGCATGCCATGCGCCTGGAATCCCCCTGGGCTGACCTCTGGCTGAGCCGTCAGGAGTGGGTCGAGGTGTTCGCCGCTGCCGACCCCGCAGCGTCGCACAACGAGGCTCGGGATGATGTGTGGGAGGAGCTCTTGGAGATCCTCGTCGACCAGGTCGGCGACGAGGAGGTGCCACCGCACGCGATCCGGCGTTGGCTGCGTCAGGACGACGAGCTCACCGGGACGTTCGTGCGCGCCTGGCCGCTGCTGTCGCCGACCACCGTGGTGGAGCGGATGTGGAGCTCGCCCGATCTGCTCCGGAAGTGCGCTCCGGGGCTGTCCGCTGACGACGTCGCGCTGCTGCACCGGGAAGGGACGGCGCCGTGGACGACGGCGGACCTCCCGTTCCTCGACGCGGCGCGGCGCCGCATCGGCGACCCGGAGTCCGTGCGCGAGGAGCACCGCCGTCAGGCCGTGATCGCCTCGGCGCAGGAGCAGATCTCCCACGTCGTCGACCACCTGATCGAAGACGACGACAGCGAGATGAAGGTGATGTCGATCCTGCGCGGGCAGGACGCACGGAACGTGCTGCTCGGCGTCGACGCCCCGCCGGCGCTCACCCCCGACGCGCTGGCCGGCCCCTTCGGCCACATCGTCGTCGACGAAGCGCAGGAGCTGACGGATGCGGAATGGCGGATGCTCGTCGCCCGCTGCCCCTCGCGCAGCTTCACGGTCGTCGGCGACCGCGCGCAGGCGCGGCAGGGCTTCACCGAGACCTGGGAGGAGAGGCTCATGCGCATCGGTCTGCGCGACGTGCGGATCACCCACCTCGGAGTGAACTACCGGACCCCCGCGGAGGTGATGGCGACGGCGGCCCCCCTCGTGCTGGCGGCGATCCCGGACGCGAACGTGCCGACGTCGGTGCGAGAGAGCGGCGTTCCGGTGCGCTTCGGCGAAGCCTCATCACTGCCGGAGGTGCTGCACACCTGGCTCGACGCGCATCCCGACGGCGTGGCGTGCGTCATCGGCGACCCCGGCTTCGCACCGAGGGAAAGGGTACGGTCGCTGACCCCCGAGGGCGCGAAGGGGCTCGAGTTCGACCTGGTCGCCCTCGTGCGGCCGGAGCAGTTCGGTGACGATGTGACGGGCGCCGTCGACCGCTACGTCGCCATGACTAGGACCACTCGAGAGCTGGTCATCCTGAGGTGA